The Oncorhynchus tshawytscha isolate Ot180627B linkage group LG02, Otsh_v2.0, whole genome shotgun sequence genome contains the following window.
CCGCCATACCAGACTCTGCCCTGGCCAACGCCACCAACCTTGTCTGGGTCATGATGCATCACAACGCTCTGTCTACGGACAAAATCGGCAAGAGGGTAGGTTACTCTACCCAACACAACATGACACTGAACTTCACAAAAAGATGTTCGGAACATGTTCGGAAACCCTGCTCTGCACTGCACTAGGCCTTGACAAATCAAAGCTACTTTTATATTTGAGCAAATATATCCTTCTATTCTAGGTGTTTGCCAAGCTGCAGGGGTTGGAGCGTCTGTACCTTCAACATAATAACCTGACTCGTGTTCCCCCCAACCTGCCAAGCTCACTACGGGACCTCagactcaacaacaacaacatcaacaaggTAACAACACTCAGACTTCTCACCACTACTGGCCCTTCAAACACCTTCATTCATCTTCATCTGTCTTCAGATGTGTTTATGTTGATTGTAAAAGTGGATCCAGAGGTTTTTCAATCAAGTGTCCAAgctacatgtaaaaaaaaaaaaaacacactctTGGAAAGACAACACTCATCCTTGTGTCAAGTATGACAGCACCAGGCCTTCTTACTGTTTCTATCAATAATTTAAATAcagcatgttttgttgttgttgttgcccagAAGTTTTAAATAAAGTTAATAAAGTTTGTATTTTTGTGAGTGCCTAGATAACACCAGCGGCCCTTGATGGCATGGAAAACCTGACCATCCTGTATCTCCACGATAACGCTCTGACAGATATGGGCACATCTCTGAGGGGTTTGAACTCACTCACTCTGCTTGATGTCAGCGGCAACAAGCTGAAGAAGGTATCGTAAtgtagagtgtatgtgtgtgtgtgtgtgtgtgtgtgtgtgtgtgtgtgtgtgtgtgtgtgtgtgtgtgtgtgtgtgtgtgtgtgtgtgtgtgtgtgtgtgtgtgtgtgtgtgtgtgtgtgtgtgtgtgtgtgtgactgttgatTGAAGCCAGCGATGGCAATCGAATAGACTTGCAAGATTGATTAATTCATTGAATGATTAATTGATCGACTGACGATCCATGTCCAGGTACCAGATAGTCTCCCAGAGCGCCTCCACCAGCTGTACCTGGAGTCCAACGCCATCAGTGCTCTCCCAGAGGGTTTCCTCAGTAAGTTCTCCCAGCTGCAGTACGTCCGCATGGCCCACAACCAGCTGACCGACAATGGCATCCCCCCCAACACCTTCAACGTGTCTGGCCTGGTGGAGCTGGACCTCAGCTTCAACCAGCTGGAGAGGATCCCCCCCGTCAGCCAGACGCTTGAGCACCTCTACCTGCAGGCCAACCACATCAAAGGTGTGTAAAGTGGGCCTGCAAGCAGTCTTGGCTATTAATCGAAGTCGATGATGTCAATTTTTTGTTGGAGTTAGTGGAGGGGTCAGTGACTTCATGTGGCTGTGGGGGGGTGATGTGGCTGCTGCAGGTGGGACACGTTTTGAGTGATTCGTATGATTCGTATGATTCGAGTGATTCGTATGATGTGATTTCAGCAACACTGTGAAGTTAAACAAACAAAGTTCCTTTTTGTTTGAATGCCAGAATGTAAACAAtagctcctccccctctctcactcccattcGTCCCTTTTATTTTTCTGTCTCCCACTCCTttgtctcccttccctctctctcccttcctcgccatctctccctcctctctctctgtagagtttaccctggGGAGTTTCTGTGATGTCGTGGACGTAATGAACTTCTCCAAGCTAAGGACACTGCGTCTGGAGGGGAATGAGATCAGCATCGGGGATGTCCCCTCGGAGTCGGCCCTCTGTCTGCGTCTGGCTAACACCATTGATGTGTAAAGCACCAATTTCACCagcgggtggcagcatcatctcaCCATCAGAGCATAGTGCAGCAGTCCTTATTTTAGCGTAACATTTAAATTCCCCAATCTCACCAAGAAGGGGTAGTAAAGGGCTGTAAAGGCACAAAGGCCCAGGTGCTCCAAGTTTATCTGTTGTTTTATCTCTTATCATTCAAAGGACATTATGATAGATCTCCATATCAGGTCATTTTTCTTTCTCTGAGCTTTAGATGCATCGATCATTCAAAGCATGTTGAAAGTGCTTCTTCCAAAGTCAACTCTGGAGGAAAGATAACTTTATATAAGCTACGTGAATATTGTATACTTCTGTGGTGATGATTTCAAAGCCACATGTGTTAGTATATGTGAGTGTGGATGCTCACATTTCTAATAGGATGTGTGTACCAGAGGAAgcaggtgggaggagctataggaggatgggatCATTGTAATGGCCGgaatggaatcagtggaatggagtcaaacgtggtttccatttgtttgatgtgtttgataccatgcCATTGATTCCATTCAAGCCATTACAATGatcccgtcctcctatagctcctcccacaaaCATCAACTGGTGTGtacgctgtgtgtgtatgtgtccccaTTTGACAGTTACTGTCTTTTTACAATAAATGTTATAATATGATGATGATATGTATGAATACGTATGCAGTTTATTCTCCATAAGCCTTACTGTAAAGAGACTAAGACCTCACAAAGGCAGATGAAATGCATGAAGAACGCACTATGCATTCATCTATCTGCCAAAAGTTTAACTTTTGACACTCTTATGGACAAAATTATGGATGAGTGGCGGGTTGACTGTCCATCAtttgaagagtttcattccaaaacactatacatccattttcagaaatgttaatAAATGATCTTTTATTGTTTAACAacacatttttggagtggttaaaaaaatagttttaatgactcgaCACGCTGCAactcctgcctctcccatctcctcattggtttttaggagcatatacccacatgccatctcctcattggtttttgcCATATactcacgtgggtgattgaaagatgaactgaggttcaCTCTCCATTCCAGTTGGTTGTGATAATGCGCCTGCGCCTTAAAGTTGGATGCCAACCACCATATAACGTCCAAAGAAGAAGCCTGTAGGAGGAGAGATTACCAGAAACAAACTCAGTTtaccgttttatctgtggattaattgttggagtagaggaccttgtgcatttcaggtaaaataacaactcaatgtttatatcccaggacaaagtAGTtggcaacagcaagctagcaagTTACATTTCCATAAATGtgtaatgcttttcgacctgaccccaaattaatatagttagTTCAGAGTTAGTTTTGATTTTTCAACCTGAgtgtcctgatcgcgtctggtgtagggcgacaaaatcaacatgtgctCGATGGCGCACGTGTGTCTGGTCAGCATCTAAGGGCCAAGGGGAAGGGGTAAAGATTTAATTGGGACTGGCTGTAATACTGTGTTTTTGCTTCTCTCTATGTGTTTTAATTTTGTGTGAGCAGCCAGCCCATTATACCACTGAAACAATCATATTGACCTTAGGGGAGATTGGTCTCACGTTTATTTAAACAGTGTAGTAATGACTAATGgctattaacatctgctaaccatgtgtgtgaccaattattattatttttttttgacCTGAACCTAAACTATTTATGGGCGGGAGTTCTGGGAATCTATCCGTACAGCCACAgggctaaccctaactctaaggTTGCCAGTCCATTTATATACCCAACCTCTTGGTTAACATATGTAACCCTACGGCCATCCATTTCCTTACCCAGCCCTACAGGTAAACTGCCAAAATTAAGGAAACATTTGAATAAATTAGGGATACAAATGATATTGAAAGCAGTTGCTTCCACACAGGTTTGGTTCCTGGAGTTAATTAAACAATTAACATACTATCATGCTTAATtaaggtcatgtataaaaatgcccagttgcccttTATTTTGGCTACCATCGCTAGAAGAAAAGGGAAATGGACTGTTGTGCTGACTCAAGCGCCATGGAATTGT
Protein-coding sequences here:
- the LOC112244825 gene encoding fibromodulin, whose protein sequence is MRGLCVFLLACVLPLSLASPGRQDPFLWLSALRGRGYVEGSLLADTTGGECPAECDCPPSFPIAMYCDGRGLTAMPNVPSRMKYLYLQHNEISAIPDSALANATNLVWVMMHHNALSTDKIGKRVFAKLQGLERLYLQHNNLTRVPPNLPSSLRDLRLNNNNINKITPAALDGMENLTILYLHDNALTDMGTSLRGLNSLTLLDVSGNKLKKVPDSLPERLHQLYLESNAISALPEGFLSKFSQLQYVRMAHNQLTDNGIPPNTFNVSGLVELDLSFNQLERIPPVSQTLEHLYLQANHIKEFTLGSFCDVVDVMNFSKLRTLRLEGNEISIGDVPSESALCLRLANTIDV